In one Ochotona princeps isolate mOchPri1 chromosome 16, mOchPri1.hap1, whole genome shotgun sequence genomic region, the following are encoded:
- the LGALS4 gene encoding galectin-4 codes for MAYVPAPGYQPTYNPTLPYKKPIPGGLSVGMSIYIQGMASEHMRRFFVNFVMGQDPGADVAFHFNPRFDGWDKVVFNSQQGGKWANEERKMSMPFKKGKPFELLFTVSAEHYKVMVNGNPFYEFKHRLPLHMVTHLHVDGDLVLQAINFLGGQPTPHQIMEGPPTFNPPVPFKGRLQGGLTARRTIIVKGFVPHHAKRFTINFKVASSGDVALHINPRMDEGTVVRNSLLNGSWGTEERKMGHNPFGHGQYFDLSIRCGTDRFKVYANGQHLFDYAHRYPAFHKVDMIEIQGDVTLSYVQI; via the exons ATGGCCTATGTCCCTGCACCAGGCTACCAGCCCACCTACAACCCG ACGCTGCCCTACAAGAAGCCCATTCCAGGTGGGCTGAGCGTGGGGATGTCCATCTACATCCAAGGAATGGCCAGCGAGCACATGAGGAG GTTCTTTGTGAACTTCGTGATGGGGCAGGACCCAGGGGCAGATGTGGCCTTCCACTTCAACCCCCGCTTCGACGGCTGGGATAAGGTGGTCTTCAACTCACAGCAGGGTGGCAAGTGGGCCAACGAGGAGAGGAAGATGAGCATGCCCTTCAAAAAGGGCAAGCCCTTCGAGCTGCTCTTCACTGTGTCGGCTGAGCACTACAAG GTGATGGTGAACGGAAACCCTTTCTACGAGTTCAAGCACCGGCTGCCCCTGCATATggtcacacacctgcacgtggacGGGGACCTGGTGCTGCAGGCCATCAACTTCCTGGGaggccagcccaccccacaccag ATCATGGAGGGACCCCCAACCTTCAATCCG CCAGTGCCATTCAAGGGGAGACTGCAAGGAGGGCTCACGGCCCGAAGAACCATCATAGTCAAGGGCTTTGTGCCGCACCATGCCAAGAG GTTTACGATCAACTTCAAAGTGGCCTCCTCGGGGGATGTGGCTCTGCACATTAACCCCCGCATGGATGAGGGCACCGTGGTACGGAACAGCTTGCTGAATGGCTCGTGGGGAACCGAGGAGAGGAAGATGGGCCACAACCCGTTTGGCCATGGACAGTACTTTGAT CTGTCCATTCGCTGTGGCACTGATCGCTTCAAGGTTTATGCCAATGGCCAGCACCTCTTTGACTATGCCCACCGCTACCCAGCCTTCCACAAAGTGGACATGATAGAAATTCAGGGTGATGTGACCTTGTCCTATGTCCAGATCTGA
- the ECH1 gene encoding delta(3,5)-Delta(2,4)-dienoyl-CoA isomerase, mitochondrial: protein MAERRCIAGPPRLPCPLSTWLPSVPPLGFLPLADFNDSFPMAAVMATARGLRGLLMRRLTAPMYLAFSPSPRPLGTSAQEGQPSAAPGKAPDHSYESLRVTATQKHILHVQLNRPDKMNAMNKAFWREMVECFNKIARDTECRAVVISGAGKTFSAGIDLMDLASDILQPEGDDVARVSWHLHDLIRRYQEAFSIIEKCPKPVIAAIHGGCIGGGVDLVTACDIRYCAQDAFFQVKEVDVGLAADVGTLQRLPKVIGNQSLVNELAFTARKMLAEEALSSGLVSRVFQDKETMLDAAFALAAEISSKSPVAVQGTKINLVYSRDHTVAEGLNYMASWNMSMLQTQDITKSVQAMMEKKDLKSVTFSKL from the exons ATGGCGGAGAGGCGCTGTATTGCTGGCCCGCCGCGGCTTCCGTGCCCTCTCTCAACATGGCTGCCGTCTGTACCGCCCCTTGGCTTCCTCCCGCTGGCTGACTTCAACGACTCATTTCCAATGGCGGCGGTGATGGCGACCGCTCGCGGACTGCGCGGCCTGCTGATGCGAC GACTGACAGCTCCCATGTACCTGGCCTTCAGCCCCAGCCCGCGCCCCTTGGGCACGTCGGCTCAGGAGGGGCAGCCCTCAGCGGCCCCCGGCAAAGCCCCAGACCACAGCTACGAGTCCCTCCGGGTGACTGCCACCCAAAAGCACATTCTGCATGTGCAGCTCAACCGGCCTGACAAGATGAATGCCATGAACAAGGCCTTCTGGAG GGAGATGGTGGAGTGCTTCAACAAGATAGCGCGGGACACCGAGTGCCGGGCGGTGGTCATCTCAGGGGCAGGGAAAACCTTCTCAGCAG GCATCGACCTCATGGACTTGGCGTCGGATATCCTGCAGCCGGAGGGAGATGATGTGGCCCGCGTCAGCTGGCATTTGCACGACCTCATCCGCAGGTACCAGGAGGCCTTCAGCATCATCGAGAAG TGCCCCAAACCTGTCATTGCCGCCATCCATGGGGGCTGCATTGGTGGAG GTGTGGACCTTGTCACAGCCTGTGACATCCGCTATTGCGCCCAGGACGCCTTCTTCCAGGTGAAG GAGGTGGACGTGGGCTTGGCTGCTGATGTGGGGACACTGCAGCGGCTGCCCAAGGTCATCGGGAACCAGAG CCTGGTCAACGAGCTGGCCTTCACCGCCCGCAAGATGTTGGCTGAGGAGGCCCTGAGCAGtgggctggtcag CCGGGTGTTCCAGGACAAGGAGACCATGCTGGACGCAGCCTTTGCCCTGGCGGCTGAGATTTCCAGCAAGAGCCCTGTGGCAGTGCAGGGCACCAAGATCAACCTGGTCTACTCCCGGGACCACACAGTAGCCGAAGGCCTCAACTACATG GCGTCCTGGAACATGAGCATGCTGCAGACCCAAGACATCACCAAGTCTGTGCAGGCCATGATGGAGAAGAAGGATCTCAAGAGCGTTACCTTCTCTAAGCTGTGA